In Nitrospira sp., the following proteins share a genomic window:
- the fabH gene encoding beta-ketoacyl-ACP synthase III, giving the protein MRGSRIIGTGSYLPSRIVGNEEVSRSLALDAAAIERRTGIKARRRAADEDAASDLAERAARTACEAAGVSPDSLDAILVSTTSPDMTFPSTACLIQARLQARRAAAFDVAASCSGFLYGLSMANALIASGQARRCLVAAAEIKSRFIDPTDEATAILFGDGAGAAVVEGCEMAGPAAPGILGVRLHADGSRYSMIGMAAGGSRNPASAKTVQAREHAIRIQGVPLYRVAVKRLAEAVTGTLKEFGVGVRDLGRVVFHQANGRLLATVLERLQIPPEKMYAVLDRFGNASSASLPIALDYAVREGHVSRGDLVLLGTFGGGLTWGTALVRWG; this is encoded by the coding sequence GTGCGGGGGAGCAGAATCATCGGGACCGGATCCTATCTGCCTAGCCGCATTGTCGGCAATGAGGAGGTCAGCCGGTCGTTGGCGCTTGATGCCGCTGCGATCGAGCGGCGCACGGGGATCAAGGCCCGGCGGCGGGCAGCCGATGAGGACGCCGCCTCCGATCTAGCTGAACGAGCGGCTCGTACGGCCTGCGAGGCGGCGGGCGTGTCTCCGGATTCTCTCGATGCCATTCTTGTTTCGACGACGTCCCCCGACATGACATTTCCATCAACGGCCTGTCTCATCCAGGCCCGGCTCCAGGCCCGGCGCGCGGCGGCCTTCGACGTGGCGGCCTCCTGCTCGGGCTTTCTCTACGGTCTCTCCATGGCAAATGCGCTGATCGCAAGCGGACAGGCCCGGCGCTGTCTTGTAGCGGCGGCCGAGATCAAATCGCGGTTTATCGACCCGACGGATGAAGCCACAGCCATATTGTTCGGCGATGGGGCTGGCGCGGCGGTAGTCGAGGGCTGCGAGATGGCGGGGCCAGCGGCGCCCGGCATTCTCGGCGTGCGGCTGCACGCGGATGGCAGCCGCTACAGCATGATCGGCATGGCGGCGGGCGGCTCGCGGAATCCGGCCAGCGCGAAGACGGTGCAGGCGCGCGAGCATGCGATCCGTATCCAGGGTGTGCCGCTCTATCGCGTGGCCGTAAAGCGGCTGGCGGAGGCGGTGACGGGCACGCTCAAGGAATTCGGCGTCGGGGTGCGCGATCTGGGCCGGGTCGTCTTTCATCAGGCTAACGGGCGGCTGCTGGCCACGGTGCTGGAGCGCTTGCAGATTCCGCCGGAGAAGATGTACGCGGTGCTGGACCGGTTCGGCAATGCCTCGTCGGCGTCGCTCCCCATCGCGCTGGACTATGCGGTGCGGGAAGGACACGTCTCGCGAGGCGATCTGGTGCTGCTGGGCACCTTCGGCGGCGGATTGACCTGGGGGACGGCGCTAGTGAGATGGGGGTGA
- the bamD gene encoding outer membrane protein assembly factor BamD, whose translation MTLSAQLLTSPRLAVALCATLALVSAAGCSSKPKPAPGDQAAVGSATDEQIFIGDTVEKNYDPNVIIKRAESFFDKEEYAEAVIEYQHFLDLHKVHQLAPYAQYRLGESHFKMIKTHDRDGSPVAQALAAFERLLRDFPGSRWEADAQEKIRACHNTQAQTALFVGKFYHRREAYLAATHRFEAILRDFPDHDVTEEALYYLASSYYELGLGDWARSALVAFEARFPSSKLAEASRKMMAQVNTKPGEPLTLASPIASFITNAPAVSVFRQPEATSGPAPVGMSPSSLR comes from the coding sequence ATGACGTTGTCTGCGCAGTTACTAACTTCACCTCGGCTTGCCGTGGCGCTCTGCGCCACCCTAGCGCTGGTCTCGGCTGCCGGCTGCTCCAGCAAACCAAAGCCGGCTCCGGGCGATCAGGCCGCCGTCGGCAGTGCGACCGACGAGCAGATTTTCATTGGCGACACGGTCGAAAAGAACTACGATCCCAACGTCATCATCAAACGGGCCGAGTCCTTCTTCGACAAGGAGGAGTACGCGGAAGCCGTCATCGAATACCAACACTTTCTGGACCTGCATAAGGTCCACCAGCTCGCGCCTTACGCGCAGTACCGGCTAGGCGAAAGCCACTTCAAGATGATCAAGACTCATGACCGGGACGGTAGCCCTGTTGCGCAAGCACTGGCCGCCTTCGAACGGCTGCTGCGGGACTTTCCGGGCAGCCGGTGGGAAGCGGACGCACAGGAAAAAATCCGCGCCTGCCACAACACGCAGGCGCAGACCGCGCTATTCGTCGGCAAGTTCTACCACCGGCGGGAAGCCTACCTGGCTGCGACGCACCGGTTCGAAGCCATCCTCAGGGACTTTCCGGACCACGACGTGACCGAGGAAGCCCTCTACTACCTGGCCAGCTCCTATTACGAACTGGGCCTGGGCGACTGGGCACGGAGCGCGCTCGTCGCTTTTGAGGCCCGCTTTCCCAGCAGCAAATTGGCGGAGGCGAGTCGGAAAATGATGGCCCAGGTCAACACCAAGCCCGGCGAGCCGCTGACACTCGCCTCCCCCATCGCGAGCTTCATCACTAATGCCCCGGCCGTGAGCGTCTTCCGGCAACCGGAGGCTACCTCAGGCCCGGCTCCTGTCGGCATGAGCCCCTCCTCGCTACGTTAA
- a CDS encoding cytochrome c biogenesis protein CcdA: MNSLSQISLFAAFSAGLLSFVSPCVLPLVPSYISYISGLSIEQLSSAEERSRHKREIIVNALLFIAGFSIVFISFGASASLIGQWLITYQDFVRKLGGVLIIIFGFYLLGVLNLKFLASEKRFHFKSRPAGYAGSVLVGVAFAAGWTPCVGPVLGTILLYASTTDSLLNGVALLASYSMGLALPLFATALGVDRFLAAFKHVRAYLWGVSAVCGVLLIVVGSLIYLNSLTIITSFLEQHGIGWYVGQ; the protein is encoded by the coding sequence ATGAATTCACTCAGCCAGATTTCGCTCTTTGCCGCCTTCAGCGCGGGACTGCTGTCCTTCGTGTCGCCCTGCGTGCTGCCGCTGGTGCCCTCGTACATCTCCTATATCAGCGGGCTCTCGATCGAGCAGTTGTCGAGCGCAGAGGAGCGCAGCCGACACAAGCGCGAAATCATTGTCAACGCGCTCCTGTTTATCGCCGGCTTTTCGATCGTCTTCATCTCCTTCGGCGCCTCGGCCAGCCTGATTGGCCAGTGGCTGATCACCTATCAGGATTTCGTGCGCAAGCTGGGCGGTGTCCTGATCATCATCTTCGGTTTCTATCTGCTAGGCGTGCTTAATCTGAAGTTTCTCGCCTCGGAAAAACGGTTCCATTTCAAGAGTCGGCCGGCTGGCTATGCCGGCTCGGTGCTGGTGGGCGTAGCTTTCGCCGCCGGCTGGACGCCCTGCGTGGGGCCGGTGCTGGGAACGATTCTGCTCTATGCCAGCACGACAGACTCATTGCTCAATGGCGTGGCGCTGCTGGCGTCCTATTCGATGGGCCTCGCCCTGCCGCTCTTCGCGACGGCGCTGGGCGTGGATCGGTTCCTGGCCGCCTTCAAGCATGTGCGGGCTTACCTGTGGGGCGTGTCGGCGGTCTGCGGCGTGCTGCTGATTGTCGTCGGCTCGCTCATCTACCTCAACTCGCTCACCATCATCACGAGCTTTCTCGAGCAACACGGTATCGGCTGGTACGTGGGACAGTAG
- a CDS encoding TlpA family protein disulfide reductase — MPHCASLVKREAAAFGNEIRPSCLVARRGDGFTWYASLTLALLLLAGCDNAPKPEVVPEAAATPQSAQAEPAPVPRFKRGVLKVGDVAPNFELYDLAGNVVTLAEYRGSIVFLNFWATWCGPCRVEMPAMEALYREFDRKDFEILAVSTDQQGVAVTRPFQNQLGLTFPILHDTDYRVGLAYGARSLPMTFVIDRRGAIMHRIFGARDWESPEAKQMIKTALIAR; from the coding sequence ATGCCACATTGCGCATCTCTTGTGAAGCGTGAAGCGGCCGCATTCGGAAACGAGATCCGCCCGTCTTGCCTGGTGGCTCGTCGAGGCGATGGCTTCACGTGGTATGCGTCACTGACCCTAGCGCTGTTGTTGTTGGCCGGCTGCGACAATGCGCCGAAGCCCGAGGTAGTTCCGGAGGCAGCAGCCACTCCACAGTCAGCACAGGCGGAGCCGGCACCGGTGCCGCGCTTCAAGCGCGGCGTGCTGAAAGTCGGCGACGTCGCGCCGAATTTTGAGTTGTACGACCTTGCCGGCAATGTTGTGACGCTGGCTGAATACCGCGGCTCCATCGTGTTTTTGAATTTTTGGGCTACTTGGTGTGGCCCCTGCCGCGTGGAAATGCCGGCGATGGAGGCGCTCTACCGTGAATTCGACCGGAAGGATTTCGAAATCCTGGCGGTCTCTACCGATCAGCAGGGCGTGGCGGTGACACGGCCGTTTCAAAATCAGTTGGGCCTGACCTTCCCGATCCTGCACGACACGGATTACCGTGTGGGGCTGGCTTACGGGGCGCGCAGCCTGCCGATGACCTTTGTGATCGACCGGCGCGGTGCGATCATGCACCGCATCTTCGGCGCCCGGGATTGGGAGAGTCCGGAAGCCAAGCAAATGATCAAAACCGCGTTGATCGCACGGTAG
- a CDS encoding TlpA family protein disulfide reductase yields MADNLIATHSPQKSEVPAKGNRLVVTLSAIGVFAAVLGLVWMQSSKYEPLAVGKQAPDFALVDLNDKSVKLSDLRGKVVFLNFWATWCKPCKEEMPSMQVLYKSFEKDGLVVLAVSIDRVTTTKDIPPFLKSMNLTFPVLVDSWGRTDMPYKRTGVPETFIIDREGVIREIVIGPRDWTRLDSLTVLTGLLGVTPKTVKVPAST; encoded by the coding sequence ATGGCTGACAATCTTATCGCCACACACTCGCCCCAGAAGTCGGAAGTGCCTGCAAAGGGCAACCGGCTGGTCGTTACGTTGAGCGCAATCGGCGTGTTCGCGGCGGTGCTCGGTCTCGTCTGGATGCAGAGTTCCAAGTACGAGCCGCTGGCGGTGGGGAAGCAGGCGCCGGATTTTGCGCTCGTCGATCTGAACGACAAATCCGTTAAACTGTCCGATCTGCGTGGCAAGGTCGTCTTTCTAAATTTCTGGGCCACCTGGTGCAAGCCCTGCAAAGAGGAAATGCCCTCCATGCAGGTGCTGTACAAGAGTTTCGAGAAGGACGGGTTGGTGGTGCTGGCCGTGAGCATCGACCGCGTGACGACGACGAAGGATATTCCGCCCTTCCTTAAGAGCATGAACCTGACCTTTCCGGTGCTGGTGGATTCCTGGGGTAGGACGGACATGCCCTACAAGCGGACTGGCGTGCCGGAGACCTTCATTATTGACCGCGAGGGCGTGATCCGTGAGATCGTCATCGGCCCGCGCGACTGGACCCGGCTCGATAGTCTGACCGTACTCACCGGTCTCTTAGGCGTCACACCCAAAACGGTGAAAGTCCCAGCCTCCACGTGA
- the ccsB gene encoding c-type cytochrome biogenesis protein CcsB, whose protein sequence is MLRSLFLFDMTFWLYLAAFTLYVAYVFVRKPVMQLATAGGPDGMTTESDSGWAVQIGQVATIITVFGWMVNTAALLARAYERMKHSGTFAPWSNQFEAMAYVSWAIILGYVLLEFRYRIRTIGAFVVGIGFIAMGAASLLPYRYQTADPLVPALNSYWIYIHVSVTLTSYAAFAMAGGLGVMYLMRERAERKGTGSRLLSVLPDLETIDELGYKAIMIGFPLLAFGIILGAMWANYAWGGYWSWDPKETWSLIVWLIYGAYIHARMTRGWEGRRAAIYAVFGFLMVIFCFWGVNFLLSGLHAYA, encoded by the coding sequence ATGTTACGGTCGCTATTTCTTTTTGATATGACCTTCTGGCTCTACCTGGCGGCTTTTACGCTCTACGTCGCCTACGTGTTCGTGCGGAAGCCAGTCATGCAACTGGCGACCGCGGGCGGCCCGGATGGCATGACGACCGAGTCCGACAGCGGCTGGGCCGTGCAGATCGGGCAGGTAGCTACCATCATCACGGTGTTCGGCTGGATGGTAAATACGGCGGCGCTCTTAGCGCGGGCCTATGAGCGCATGAAACACTCCGGAACCTTTGCGCCCTGGTCGAATCAATTCGAAGCAATGGCCTATGTGTCCTGGGCAATCATCCTCGGCTACGTGCTGCTGGAGTTCCGCTACCGCATCCGGACGATCGGTGCCTTTGTGGTCGGGATCGGCTTCATCGCGATGGGTGCGGCCTCACTGCTGCCCTATCGCTACCAAACGGCGGACCCGCTGGTGCCGGCGCTCAACAGCTACTGGATCTACATCCACGTGTCAGTGACCCTGACGAGCTATGCGGCTTTCGCGATGGCCGGGGGGCTGGGCGTCATGTACCTCATGCGCGAGCGGGCCGAACGCAAGGGAACGGGGTCGCGGCTGCTGAGCGTGCTGCCCGATCTGGAGACGATCGACGAACTGGGCTACAAGGCGATCATGATCGGCTTTCCGCTGCTGGCCTTCGGGATCATCCTCGGCGCTATGTGGGCCAACTATGCGTGGGGCGGCTACTGGAGCTGGGACCCGAAAGAAACCTGGTCGCTGATCGTATGGCTGATCTACGGGGCCTACATCCACGCGCGAATGACCCGCGGGTGGGAGGGGCGGCGCGCGGCGATCTACGCCGTGTTCGGCTTCCTGATGGTGATCTTCTGCTTCTGGGGCGTGAATTTCCTCCTGTCGGGGTTGCATGCATATGCCTAA
- a CDS encoding cytochrome c biogenesis protein ResB — protein sequence MSSNTEALNGQSAPKPASGPDWSEVKAELIEFFASIKLAMFLFLIIAVAATIGTVIQQNERADVYIKEYGEEAYRWFVRLGWTDIYHTWYFTSLLALLCINSLTCFYQRFPSIWRSMHQDKVSVQLPFIKNLKNTMEVSAGGTKEHVAKDLVQHLAQKGYMVLAKNEPHEVTLYATKGIMGRVGAHMAHLSATVIVLGGLIGSLYGFQEFGVCLEGQTYHIPKGSFDLRIDKFWIDYHENGSVKSYNSTLTVLEQGQDKAHKTITVNDPLVYKGIWFYQSSYGDAWDQVDVARVQVKDKNTGKVLQAVDLKWKQAATLDTLGVTLTLSDFVADFGFNSAEKKVFSKTADHENPAIKLDLAERTKTSNLEATPWIFYHYPDLFDIPGSKYRFELVGYQPRKFTGLQITRDPGVNIVWIGSTMIVVGITLSSFIYHRRLWFKVIPDKTSSQGVTVHMGGTTHKNQIDFNKEFRRLTERIKTLTA from the coding sequence ATGAGCAGTAACACCGAAGCGTTAAACGGACAGTCGGCTCCCAAGCCGGCATCCGGACCTGACTGGAGCGAGGTCAAGGCCGAGCTGATCGAGTTTTTCGCCTCGATCAAGCTGGCTATGTTCCTGTTCCTAATCATTGCGGTAGCCGCGACGATCGGCACCGTGATCCAGCAGAATGAGCGTGCCGACGTCTACATTAAGGAATACGGCGAGGAGGCCTACCGTTGGTTCGTGCGGCTGGGCTGGACGGACATCTATCACACCTGGTACTTCACCAGCCTGCTCGCGCTGCTCTGCATCAACTCGCTGACCTGCTTCTATCAGCGGTTCCCCAGTATCTGGCGGTCCATGCACCAGGACAAAGTAAGTGTGCAGTTGCCGTTTATCAAGAATCTCAAGAACACAATGGAAGTATCCGCGGGCGGCACAAAGGAACACGTAGCGAAGGATCTCGTGCAACACCTCGCCCAGAAGGGCTACATGGTGCTGGCCAAGAACGAGCCGCACGAAGTAACGCTCTACGCGACCAAAGGCATCATGGGCCGCGTGGGCGCGCATATGGCGCATCTGAGCGCGACGGTGATCGTGCTGGGCGGGCTGATCGGGAGCCTGTATGGGTTTCAGGAGTTTGGCGTGTGCCTTGAAGGCCAGACCTATCACATCCCCAAGGGCAGCTTTGATTTACGCATCGATAAATTTTGGATTGATTACCATGAAAACGGCTCGGTGAAATCCTACAACAGCACGCTGACCGTGCTGGAGCAGGGCCAGGATAAGGCGCACAAGACCATCACGGTCAACGATCCGCTGGTGTACAAGGGCATCTGGTTCTATCAGTCCAGCTATGGGGACGCTTGGGACCAGGTGGACGTAGCGCGCGTGCAGGTGAAGGACAAGAATACGGGCAAGGTGCTCCAGGCGGTGGATTTGAAGTGGAAGCAGGCGGCGACGCTGGACACGCTGGGCGTGACGCTGACGCTCTCTGATTTCGTGGCGGACTTCGGCTTCAATTCGGCGGAAAAGAAAGTCTTCTCCAAGACGGCGGACCACGAGAATCCAGCGATTAAGCTGGATCTGGCCGAACGGACGAAGACGAGCAACTTGGAAGCGACGCCTTGGATTTTCTATCATTACCCGGACTTGTTCGACATTCCGGGCTCAAAGTACCGGTTCGAACTGGTCGGCTACCAGCCGCGGAAGTTCACGGGGCTGCAGATTACCCGGGATCCTGGCGTGAACATCGTCTGGATTGGCTCGACGATGATCGTGGTGGGGATCACGCTCTCGTCGTTCATCTATCACCGACGGCTGTGGTTCAAGGTGATTCCGGACAAGACTAGCAGTCAGGGTGTGACCGTACACATGGGCGGCACGACGCACAAGAACCAGATTGATTTCAATAAAGAATTTCGGAGATTGACGGAGAGGATCAAAACGTTAACCGCCTGA
- a CDS encoding methionine adenosyltransferase, translating into MTQRNFLFTSESVTEGHPDKIADQISDGILDAMLAQDKMSRVACETVLTTGIAFVAGEISTKAYVEIPDLVRSVIKDVGYTDAKWGFDYHTCSILTSIHNQSSDIAQGVDSGGAGDQGLMFGYASNETPELMPMPIVLAHKLTRRLAEVRKKKILPWVLPDGKSQVTIEYRDGAPARVDTVVVSTQHMDSVTNKQIEKDIIEKVIKPVMPKGLYAQESVKHHINPTGRFVVGGPMGDTGLTGRKIIVDTYGGVGSHGGGAFSGKDPSKVDRSASYMARYIAKNIVAAGLAEKCEIQLAYAIGVADPVSILVNTKDTENVEIELIDKLVRKHFPMTPRGIIEHLKLRRPIYRATAAYGHFGRNEPGFTWEKTDKARVLAKEAGI; encoded by the coding sequence ATGACCCAGAGAAACTTTTTGTTCACGTCCGAATCAGTTACCGAAGGACATCCGGACAAGATCGCCGATCAGATTTCTGACGGCATCCTGGACGCCATGTTGGCGCAGGACAAAATGAGCCGGGTGGCCTGTGAAACCGTCCTGACTACCGGTATCGCATTCGTGGCCGGCGAAATTTCCACCAAGGCCTACGTCGAAATTCCCGATCTCGTCCGCAGCGTCATCAAGGACGTGGGCTACACGGACGCGAAGTGGGGCTTTGACTACCACACCTGCTCGATCCTGACTTCCATTCACAACCAGTCGTCGGATATTGCCCAGGGCGTGGACTCGGGCGGCGCGGGCGACCAGGGTCTTATGTTCGGCTACGCCTCCAACGAGACGCCTGAGCTCATGCCCATGCCCATCGTGCTGGCGCATAAACTGACGCGCCGGCTGGCCGAAGTGCGGAAGAAGAAAATCCTTCCCTGGGTTCTGCCGGACGGCAAGTCACAGGTTACCATTGAATATCGTGATGGAGCGCCCGCGCGCGTGGACACCGTTGTCGTCTCCACCCAGCACATGGACAGTGTCACGAACAAGCAGATCGAAAAGGACATCATCGAGAAAGTCATTAAGCCGGTCATGCCCAAAGGGCTCTACGCGCAGGAGAGCGTCAAGCATCACATCAATCCGACCGGTCGCTTTGTTGTCGGCGGGCCAATGGGCGACACCGGCCTCACCGGCCGCAAGATCATTGTGGACACCTACGGTGGCGTGGGCAGCCACGGCGGCGGGGCGTTCTCGGGCAAGGACCCCAGCAAGGTGGACCGCTCGGCCTCCTACATGGCGCGCTACATCGCCAAGAACATCGTGGCAGCAGGCCTCGCGGAAAAGTGCGAAATCCAGCTTGCCTATGCCATCGGTGTGGCCGACCCTGTCTCCATCCTGGTCAACACGAAGGACACGGAGAACGTGGAGATCGAGCTGATCGATAAGCTCGTGCGCAAGCACTTCCCGATGACCCCGCGCGGCATCATCGAGCACCTCAAGCTGCGCCGGCCCATCTACCGAGCCACCGCGGCCTACGGGCACTTTGGCCGCAACGAGCCAGGCTTCACCTGGGAGAAGACTGACAAGGCCCGGGTGCTTGCAAAAGAAGCTGGGATCTAA
- a CDS encoding adenosylhomocysteinase: protein MDHDVKDLTLADQGKLKIEWAEQSMPVLRLIKQRFAKQQPLKGVRITACLHVTTETANLAKTLKAGGAIVRLCASNPLSTQDDVAASLVQHEGIQTFAIKGEDNRTYYEHIEAAIEHKPQVTMDDGADVVSALHSSHKALLKHVLGGTEETTTGVIRLRSMAAKKVLKFPVISVNDADTKHLFDNRYGTGQSTLDGIIRGTNRLVCGTTVVVAGYGWCGRGVAMRAKGLGADVIVTEIDPVKAIEAVMDGFRVMPMEDAVVVGDFFITVTGNLKVIRGAHFAAMKDGAIVSNSGHFNVEIDIPALEKLAKTKRMVRPGVEEYKLHNGRRVSLLGEGRLVNLALAEGHPSSVMDMSFANQALAAEYIYKNYKKLEKKVYPVPVAIDKEIARLKLAGMGMKIDKLTKEQDKYLASWEMGT, encoded by the coding sequence GTGGATCACGACGTGAAGGACCTCACTCTGGCCGACCAGGGCAAACTCAAGATCGAATGGGCCGAACAGAGCATGCCCGTGCTCCGGCTGATCAAGCAGCGGTTCGCCAAGCAGCAGCCCCTCAAGGGCGTGCGCATCACCGCTTGCCTGCACGTGACAACCGAGACGGCCAATCTTGCAAAAACCCTGAAGGCTGGGGGTGCAATAGTTCGGCTCTGCGCGAGCAATCCTCTGTCCACACAGGACGACGTGGCCGCCTCGCTCGTGCAGCATGAGGGGATTCAGACCTTCGCCATCAAGGGCGAGGACAACCGCACCTACTACGAGCACATCGAAGCGGCCATTGAGCACAAGCCGCAGGTAACGATGGACGACGGCGCAGACGTCGTCTCAGCCCTGCACTCCTCGCACAAAGCCCTGCTCAAGCATGTGCTGGGCGGCACGGAAGAAACAACAACCGGCGTCATTCGGCTGCGGAGCATGGCAGCGAAGAAAGTCCTGAAGTTCCCGGTGATCTCCGTCAACGACGCGGACACCAAGCACCTCTTCGACAACCGCTACGGCACCGGCCAGTCCACGCTGGATGGGATCATTCGTGGCACCAACCGCCTCGTCTGCGGCACAACTGTCGTGGTCGCGGGCTACGGCTGGTGCGGGCGTGGGGTGGCCATGCGGGCGAAGGGGCTCGGAGCGGATGTCATTGTCACCGAGATTGATCCGGTGAAGGCGATCGAGGCCGTTATGGATGGCTTCCGCGTGATGCCAATGGAAGATGCGGTGGTGGTCGGCGATTTCTTCATCACCGTCACCGGCAATCTCAAAGTCATCCGTGGCGCCCATTTCGCAGCGATGAAGGATGGGGCCATTGTGAGTAACTCGGGCCACTTCAACGTAGAGATCGATATTCCGGCCCTGGAGAAGCTGGCGAAGACGAAGCGCATGGTGCGGCCGGGGGTCGAAGAATACAAACTACACAACGGCCGGCGCGTGAGCCTGCTGGGTGAAGGACGTTTGGTGAACTTGGCGCTGGCGGAGGGCCATCCGTCGTCGGTGATGGATATGAGCTTCGCAAATCAGGCGCTGGCAGCTGAGTACATTTATAAGAACTACAAGAAGCTGGAGAAAAAGGTATACCCGGTGCCAGTGGCGATTGATAAGGAGATTGCAAGGTTGAAGCTGGCTGGGATGGGGATGAAGATCGACAAGCTGACAAAAGAACAAGACAAATACTTGGCTTCGTGGGAAATGGGAACATAA
- a CDS encoding tetratricopeptide repeat protein — protein MSVIRPTVCAVALCLLVPELSVFSEELILSEAQVAARARSEWESGFVSGALEALDQWLQDHPTSVRMHKLRGDIFSTSRRPIDAVQAYEVVLAKTSGALDVRWAKWSVLVRSGHPDEAIEELRRIAQADPGNPLVHLKLAQELRKLDRLEESLEPYRKSVELAPNLLSWRLGMARARFDLLDYQGADEEVQYVLQRLPPGSPLELPARNLRTVIYGSQDRGRRFEPYQPSSVSPEQRKEWALIRADAWRLFAAGKFAEAEPVYRKIVALNPRDPTATHQLGLVLMQLGRCKDAVAVFGNLFNLDPSEEDYADTVFRMGQCFVELQKWEDAFVHFQVLYDTAVEFEAHYKGVTLPAGMRILDKAKLSKWLDEVRPHVPHADKLKDELAVNPPPSDGASHATLTEEEFYRQALERLKPQKILDAKVSLMGRDADFSWFRFVIPAGKVMRDDFPTGEHDFIPIDPGDSFPSAQKEIYLVFGLVSASYDAVSLAAQCVLESSEAAGEQRTLAQDRVSMSMSDQYGYFMLTPPKTGWVPGSYRCGLFEGEKATAYSLVDEVRFRILPPS, from the coding sequence GTGAGTGTGATCAGACCGACAGTCTGTGCTGTTGCGCTGTGCCTGCTCGTGCCGGAGCTCTCCGTCTTTTCAGAGGAACTGATTCTCTCCGAAGCGCAGGTGGCCGCGCGCGCCCGGAGCGAATGGGAAAGCGGATTTGTCAGTGGGGCGTTGGAGGCGCTCGATCAGTGGTTGCAGGACCATCCCACGTCAGTGCGAATGCACAAACTGCGCGGCGATATTTTTTCTACCTCCCGCCGTCCGATCGACGCAGTGCAGGCCTACGAGGTGGTGCTTGCTAAAACATCCGGCGCGCTTGACGTCCGCTGGGCCAAATGGAGTGTGCTGGTCCGCTCGGGCCATCCTGACGAGGCCATCGAGGAGCTGAGGCGGATCGCGCAGGCCGATCCCGGGAATCCGCTTGTCCATCTGAAACTGGCGCAGGAGCTTCGCAAGCTCGACCGCCTTGAGGAATCGCTGGAGCCGTATCGAAAATCTGTGGAGCTTGCGCCGAACCTGCTCAGCTGGCGGCTGGGCATGGCCCGGGCGCGGTTCGACCTGCTTGACTATCAAGGCGCTGATGAAGAAGTGCAGTACGTGCTGCAGCGACTGCCGCCCGGCTCACCGCTGGAATTGCCTGCCAGAAACCTGCGCACAGTCATCTACGGTAGTCAGGACCGGGGCCGTCGGTTCGAGCCGTACCAGCCCTCGTCAGTGTCGCCGGAGCAGCGGAAAGAATGGGCGTTGATCCGCGCGGACGCCTGGCGGCTCTTCGCTGCGGGCAAGTTCGCGGAGGCCGAGCCGGTGTACCGCAAGATAGTAGCGTTAAATCCGCGTGATCCCACGGCCACGCACCAATTGGGCCTGGTCCTCATGCAACTCGGCCGCTGCAAGGACGCCGTCGCGGTCTTTGGTAACCTGTTCAACCTCGACCCGAGCGAGGAGGACTATGCCGATACGGTCTTTCGCATGGGGCAGTGCTTCGTGGAACTGCAGAAATGGGAGGATGCCTTTGTCCACTTTCAGGTGCTCTACGACACGGCCGTCGAGTTTGAGGCGCACTACAAGGGCGTGACGCTGCCGGCTGGCATGCGCATACTGGACAAGGCGAAGCTGTCGAAGTGGCTCGACGAAGTCCGTCCGCATGTGCCGCACGCCGACAAATTGAAGGACGAGCTAGCGGTGAACCCTCCGCCGTCCGACGGTGCCTCTCACGCGACGCTCACGGAGGAGGAATTCTACCGGCAGGCGCTCGAACGGCTGAAGCCGCAAAAGATACTTGATGCCAAGGTCTCGCTCATGGGGCGGGATGCGGACTTCAGCTGGTTCCGGTTTGTGATTCCTGCTGGGAAAGTCATGCGTGACGACTTTCCGACCGGTGAGCACGATTTCATCCCGATCGATCCTGGGGACAGTTTCCCCTCGGCGCAGAAGGAGATTTATCTGGTCTTCGGGCTGGTCTCGGCGTCCTACGATGCCGTGTCGCTCGCGGCGCAATGCGTGCTGGAGAGCTCCGAAGCGGCAGGCGAACAGCGTACGCTCGCGCAGGACCGGGTGTCCATGTCCATGAGCGACCAGTACGGCTATTTTATGCTGACGCCGCCCAAAACAGGCTGGGTGCCAGGGTCCTACCGCTGCGGATTGTTTGAGGGGGAAAAGGCGACGGCCTATTCACTGGTGGATGAGGTCCGATTCCGCATCCTGCCGCCGTCATAG